Genomic window (Nitrospiria bacterium):
CACCACGGTCACGGTTCCGCCTCCGGATCTGATCACGACCGCGGTGTCAACTTCCGCGACCACCGTCGCCAAGGGGGCGAACTTCTCCCTCTCGAACACCGTTAAAAACCAGGGCGGAAGCAAGGCCGGTTCCTTTGCGATCGGCTTCCATCTCTCCACCAACACGACCTTTGGCGACGGGGATGACGTTGCGATTACCCAAACCCGTTCAGTGGGATCTCTGGCGATCGGGGCTACCAGCGCGGGCACGACAACGTTGACCGTGCCGGGATTAACGCCTTCCGGCACCTACTATGTTTGTGCCATGGCCGACGTCAACAATACCGTAACGGAAGGGGATGAGACCAATAACTCCCTGTGTACGATCTCCACGATCATTGTGCCGTAAACCGGCCGGGGAGTTTGAAAATGGGCTTGAATCCGCTGGAGCCAACCTGGTAATCTTTAAGGAGGCGGCCGGGGAATTGGCCAAGTGAAGGGGGGGAAGAAAGACGATGGCCGGTGATCGCTGGAATTGGGTGGGCATCGGGGCGCGTCTTTTGCTTGTCGCCGGACTGGCCTTGGCGGCAGGGTGCTCGCAAGAATCGTTTCAACCGCCTGTTGAAAAGGACCCCAGGGCTTATAAGCTGATCGGCATTATCCATGGAGACTCAAAACAGGCCGGCGCCGTCTTTGAGGACCCCGAAACCAAAAAACAGAAATTGGTGCAGCTCGGTGGAGCCCTCGGGGGGGCGACGTTAACCGAAATTCGACGGCAAGAGGTTCTCCTGAAGCGGAACGGGGACGTCGTTACGCTTCATCTAACCGCCGGAACTCCGGACGATTATCACGCCATGGATCCCATCCCGGTCCCGGTCGCTTTGCAGGATCCCATGCGCGCCCGCCAGATTGTCATATCGAAGGTGATCCCTCCCTATGATGCGCGGGTGGAAAAGGCGAAAATGGCCATCTCCCGCGATGATGTCAACCGCTTTGTGAGCTATTTTGAAGATCAACTGAAGGGTAGCTCGCCGGTGTTGACCACAACCTCCGTGGGGGCGGCCGTTGATTTGTCGCATACCGAAGGCGATTTACTCCGGACCCTGGGTCTTGAATCAACCGATCTGGTCGTGGGAATCAACGGCATGGGTGTGGATTCTCCGGACCGCTTCCGGCAGATACTGGAGATCCTGGGAAAGAGTCAGGGGAATCGGGGTGGCGTGTTTAATATTGTCGTGCTTCGCGGTGACACGGTTCAACCCCTTTATTACGGAATCAATTCCAAATCGTGATCCGATCGGCACACCTCGGAATCGCTTCGACCCTCAAAGGTTTCCTTTCAAACCAGGTCCGCTAAGATGATGAGAAAAGATCGGCCTGTTTCCATTCCGGGTCAGGCCCTGTCTGTTTTCTTTCTGATGTTGAACTTTATTTGGGGGGCGGAACCCGCGACCGCGGCCGCTCCGTCGGAAGGGCTTTTCATCTCCCAGATCGCGATCAATCCAAAGGACAGCAACCGCCTCTATGCACTGACCACCTACAGCATCGGCGTTTTAAAGAGCACCGATGGGGGAAACACCTGGGTTCAGATCAACCGGGGTATTCGGACCTACTCCCTCTATCAGTTGACCGTTCATCCGAAAAATCCGAACATTCTCTATCTGGGCGCCGGGGGAGCGGGGTTGTACAAGAGCACGGACGGCGGCTCCACGTGGAAGGAGATGAATGACGGCCTCCAGAACACGGACATCGGCATTCTGGTCCTTCATCCGAACGATCCCGAGACGGTCTATATCGTCACGTCCACGGGCCTGTTCAAAAGTCCGGACGGAGGAAAAAGCTGGATCGCCATGAATCAAGGGGACGACTTCACCTACAGCCAGCAGTTCCAGGCGCTGGCGGTTCTCCCCACCTCGCCCCCCACCTTCTACCTGGCGTCCAAGCAGGGTCTCTATACGCGGAAGGAGGGAGACGCGGGCTGGGTATCGGTTGGAAAACCTTTTGAGGGGAAGCGGATCTCGGCTCTTGCTTTTGATCCCCGGACGGGCCGCCTGTATGTCGCAGTGTTGGAGGGGGGGAAACTCGAGAGCCTTCATGACGGAGGGTTGTTTGTAAGCGACGGTCAAATAAAAAATTGGACGCGGCTGGATAAAGGATTGGACCAGGACTGGATTCGGGAGATTTTAATCGATCCGACGAATCCCACGATACTCTATCTGGCCACCACCGGCCGTGGGGTGTTGAAGAGCATCGACGGCGGCCGGACCTGGAAAGAAATGAACGCCGGGTTTACGGGTTCGGAGCGGGATATTCGGAGCCTGGTCATGGACCCCCATGATTCAAGTATTCTTTACGCCGGTTCCCACGGGGACTGGATATTCCGGTCTAGGGACGCCGCGGAAACCTGGAAGCCGCTTCCGCTGGGGCCGCACCAGACGATGCAGCAAATCCTCGCCGACCTGATCCGTGAAGATGAAACGGCCAAGAAAGATTCGAAGATCAAGCCTCCGCCTGAGTTTCAAAAGTGCAACCGGTGCCACGGTTGGATCGATCCCCGGATCAACAGTACCCGGGGAACCTGGCGTGTGGCTCCGAACCGGCGGGACTGGGCGGTGAGCGTGAAACGGATGAGCAAGGGGGCGTTGCTCACGCCGGCGGAGGAGGCCCGGATCACGGAATTCCTGAACAGCTACAGTGAGGGGAAACGGTGAAGAGAAAGACGACGATGGCGAAAGGGACTTATTTCATTCTGCTGCTGATCGTGGCATGCTCATTCATCGTGTCTTCCAGTCAACCGGCGCCGGCCGCGCCGGAACAACCGAAGGGCTTTTTGCCCGGAGAGATCCCGATTTCGATCATTCACGCAACAGAAGAAGAAGATCCGGTCATCACTTCCGATGGGAAAAGCTATGTGGTGGTCTGGCAAAGCGATCGAAAAAGCCTCGACGATTACGATGTGTACGCCGCGCGGGTCAGCTCGGAAGGAAAGATTCTCGACCCACGGGGCATTCCGGTTTCGACGGCCCCTTCCAACCAGATCTTTACCGACATCGCCACGGGCGATGGACAATATCTCGTGGTCTGGCAGGATCTCCGCAGTCACAAGCGCTGGGAGGTGTACGGAGCGCGGCTTCGTTCCGACGGCAAGGTGCTCGATCCCGACGGAATCCCGATCGCGACCGGGAGGGGCAACGCCCGGCATCCGCAGGTGGGTTGGGACGGGAGAAATTTTCTGGTCGTCTGGATGGAAGAAAATCCTGGCCGGGGATGGGATATCGTAGGGGCCAGGGTGAGTCCGGACGGGGGGGTCGTGGATCCGGATCCGATTCTTATTGCGTCGTCCCCGGGTGATCAATCCAATCCCGTGTTGGCCTGGGGGGATAATCAATATCTGGTGGTCTGGATGGACCATCCCCCGGGCAGCCCCCCACGGATTTCAGGGGCGCGTGTTTCCGCATCCGGAAAGTTGCTCGATCCGAATGGATTCGTTCTTTCCCGTTCCTCCGTAAATCCCAGTTTTCCCGCCGTGGCGTGGGGAAAAGACCGCTATGTCGTCCTCTGGGCCGATCAGCCGGCCCCCTCCCTTCACACCCTGGCCGGGATACGGGTCGATTCCGCCGGGAAGGTGGACGACTCGAACGGGTTCGTGGTGGAGAGCAGTCCAAACCTCCACATGTTTCCTTCGGTGCGTTGTTCGGGACAACGGTGCCTCGTTGTGTGGGAAAAGGAACAGTCCCGAGGAAAGCCGCGGGGGATTCAAGATGTCATTCGGGATGTGAAAGGGGCCTGGATCGATCTTTCACAAAAAACGGTGACCCCTCGTGAGATCATGATCGCGACCGCAGCCGTCGGAAACCATTTTGCCAAAGTGGCCTCCAACGGCCGCGAATATTTCGTGGTCTGGAAGGATTATCGGACCGGCACGGCCGCCAGTATCGGTCGCTTCGTGGGCCCCCCTCGTTAAGCCATGGCCCTCCGCCCCCTTTATTCGAAACTCCTTTTCGCCCTCGGTCTGGGTTCCCTTTTCTGTTTGAACACGGCTTGGGCCGCGTTCCAGGAGCCGCTCCTGATCAATCAGATCGTGATCGACCCCCGGAATCCCAGCATCCTTTACGCCGCGGCACGACCCCAAGGGGTCCTCAAAAGCACGGATCGGGGAGGAAGCTGGCGCCCGGTTCGTCGCGGTCTGATGAACACCAGCGTCTACTATATCATCGTGAACCCGAAGAACACCCAAATCCTTTATTCGGCGACGTTCGGCGGAGGAGTTTACAAGAGCGAGAACGGCGGCGACGATTGGTTCGAGGTGAATCGCGGTCTGGGAAACACGAATATCCACGCACTGGCCTTGAATCCCCTTCAACCCGACCGGCTCCTCGTCTCGACTTCAACCGGCGAACTCTTCAAGAGCGACGACGCCGGTCGAAGCTGGAACCCCTTTAACGAAGGTCTGCCCATTTTTCCCGGGGATGTGATCTCGACGCTTCTCATTTTCCCGAAAGATCCCGGAGGATTCTACCTGGCTCAAGGCGGACTTTTTATGCGGCCCTTTTCTTCTCCAGCCTGGCGGGCCGTTGAAGGCAATCTTCACGATGACATCATCACGGCCATGGCTCACGATTCCTCCGGCCGGGCCTTCTATGCCGGCACAATCAATCACGGACTTTTTAAAGCCTCCCTGGGTCCCGACGCCGCAAGCGCCGAACCCATGACTGTACGGTCCCCCTTGCATTGGAAACCGGTCGGAGGGCCGTTTCAAAAGCAACAAATTCGCTTCATCGCCATGGAACCGGGGAGGCCGGCCGCAATGTATGCGTCGGTCGTCAGCCACGGGCTCTTTAAAAGTTCAGACGGGGGTTCTTCCTGGGAGGCGATCAATTCCGGATTTCCGGAGCTGGAGGTTGAGAGTTTGGCCATTGATCCGGAAAACCCGAAGTTTCTTTACGCCGGGACACACAACGACGGTCTTTTTACCTCAAGGGATGGCGGAAAAACATGGAATCCTCCTTCAAAGATTGAGGTCGAGCCTTTAAAGCAGATTATCGCCTCCCTTTCCGGACCATCTCCCGCCGATCAACCCCGGCCGCCGCAGGACGCGCCTCCGCCCTTTTTTTTCAAATGCAATAAATGCCACGGCTGGACGGATGCGTTGTTGAACCAAAAAGCGACCTACTGGCGGGTTTCCCCCAATCAACGCGATTGGCAGCCGACCGTTCGGCGGATGAGTCCGGGGGCCGGCTTGACGGCGGGCGAGCAGGAAGCGGTCATTCGATTTTTAACGGCGTACGGCCAACAACGGAGCGGAGCGCCCGAGCGATGAGACGAGCCTGTCTCCTTTGGGTCTTGGTGGCCTTCATCGGACTCACTCCAACGGAACCGGCCGGAGCGGCCGAAGAGAAAGAAGGGCCTTTCGTGATTCACCGGATCGCGGTCGATCCGCAAAATCCTCAGATGGTCTATGCCGCGACGAGTAACTACGGGATCCTCAAAAGCGGCGACGGCGGAACGACCTGGGCCTTGATCAATCAAGGCATTGGAAGTTATACGCATCATGCGCTGGTCGTCGACCCTTCCGATCCCAATATCCTTTATGCGGGTGCTTGGGGCGGCGGCGTATCGAAGAGTCTGGATCGCGGGATTCATTGGACCGAGATGAATCGTGGACTGGGCAATACCGCGATCGAGGATCTTGTCTTGAGTCCGGGCCATCCCGAGATGGTTTACGTAGCGACGACGTCGGGTGTTTTCAAAAGCCCGGACGGGGGAGCCAGCTGGATCTTTTACGGCGAAGGGCTTCCGATCGCCCGGATCGAGATTTTCGAACGTTTAATCGCCTTGCCTTCCGGTCCGGTTGAGCTTTTGCTGGGAACCAGTCGGGGCCTATTTGAACGGGAAAGGAACGCCTCCAAATGGGCGGCGGTCGCTTTGCCCGTCAAGGAAGCCCATATCACCGCGTTCGCTTGGGACCCGAGGACGGGGGCGGTTTATGCGGGAACGGTCAAAAACGGTTTGCTTCAAAGTCGGGACGGTGGAAAAACATGGATCGCCTTGGGTGGAGGATTTAAAAATGTCTGGATCAGCGATATCGCCCTTGATCTTCACGGCTCCGGGATCCTATACGCTTCAACGCGCGGGCATGGAATCATAAAAAGCCTCGATGGAGGCGCCACGTGGAAAGAGGCCAACGGCGGACTGCCGGTCAAGGATATCCGAAGCGTGGCGATGGCTCCCGGAAATTCGAAGATTCTTTACGCCGGCACGACGTATCAGGGTCTTGTTAAAACCATCGACGGGGGAGAGCGGTGGAACCCTCTGAAAGGCTATCCCCTGATGAGCGTCAACGAAATCGTGGCTTCCCTTTCCGGTTCATCCGCCCGCACGGGAATTTCTTCCGAGCCGTCCGTTCCGGCGGAGTTTTTCAAGTGTAACCGATGTCATGGCTGGGCCGACCCCTTCCTCAACAAGAAGAAGACCTATTGGCGGGTTCCGCCGAACCGAAGGGATTGGGGGATGACCGTCGGTCGAATGAGCCAGCGGGCCCGTCTCACACCGGATGATTCGCGGAAGATCATCGATTTCTTAACCCGGTATACCCTGAAGAAATGATGCGATCGGGCGGTTTCAACGGGTTCGTGATCGGAGCGATTCTCTTTTCGGTCCTATGGCCGGGGCCGGCCATGCCTCAAGATACTCCGGAACAAACGGTGAGGCGGGTCTGCGGATCCTGTCACGCGCTGGAGGTCAACCGCTTGTGTTTGGCGGGCGACTGTCAGGGTCTACGGGTGCACCGCACGCAGTCCCGGGACTGGGTCATGGTGCTCGGCTGGATGCGAGAGGCGTTCGGGTGCCGGATGACCGACGGTGAATTTGAGACGATCGGCCGTTATCTGAACGGCCTTTCTCCCTTGAAGAAACCCTACCCGCACACATGGAAAAAAGCGGGGATCATTCCCGGCGGCTGGAATGTGGTCTCTCTCACGGCCGACGGAGATGTTCTCTATGCCGGCGTCGAGGGAAATGGTATGATCTATCGCACCACCGATGGACTCCGCTGGGCGGAGGTGGCCAGGACGGGGCACGTCACCGTCTATGGGATTACGCGTTTTCAGGGGGCGCTTTACGCGGGAACCAATAATCCCGACCCGGAGATCTGGACCAGCCCGGAGGGCGTCCACTGGAATCCGGCGGCCCATCTTCCGTCCGAAGACCGCGGGGTGATCAGCATGGGAGTCTTCAAGGGCTTCCTCTATGCCGGAACGGGGCGGGCCCGGATTTACCGATCCCGGGACGGGAAGCGATGGGATGCAGCGGGGACTTTGGAGGCGGGTACCGTCGCGGGGTTCCCCGCCTGGGTGCGGTTTCTCGTGGAATTCCATGGCCGTCTTTATGCGGGGATAGAGTCCGGGAAGCTCTACCGGACCGAAGACGGAGTTCATTGGACGGAGGTGGCGCCAACGGTGACGCAGTCGGGCGGAGTTCGAGGGGCGGCCGTGTTTCAGAACGCTCTCTATGTCGGAACCACGCGGACGGGGCATATTTGGAAAACGGGAGATGGAATTCTGTGGGATGATGTTTTCGACGCGACGACCCGCCGGCCGGGGAAATACGTGGGTTCCATGGCCGTTTATCAAGACGCCCTCTATGCCGCCGTTAATGGTTTTATCTTTCGCACGAAAAACGGGCGGAACTGGGACGAGGTCGGAAATCTCAGCGCGTTGTCCATCGAAGCCATGACCCCGTTTCAGGGTTCATTCTATGTGGGGACGACCATGCCTCCCTCCGCTTGGATTTTCCGGACCGAAGAGAACGGGAAGCCGTGAATAGGATGGCGATTTTCGTTTGCGGGATCTTCTTCATTTCGGGGGCGTCGGCGCTCATCTTCGAAACGCTCTGGTTTCGCCAGGCCGGGTTGGCGCTCGGCAACAGCGTTTGGGCTTCCAGCCTGGTCCTTTCGGGTTTTATGGGCGGACTGGCCATGGGCAACGCGCTGGCCGCACGGTACGGAAATCGCTTCGGCAATCCGGTCCGCGCCTACGCCGTCGTCGAAGGGGCCATCGCCTTATCCGGCGTCGGAATCGTCTATCTCTTTCCGGTTTTCGGGGCCGCACTCGCCCCCTGGTTTCGGCCGCTGCTGGAGTATTCATGGATTTTAAACCCCCTCCGGCTCTTGATCGCGTTCGCCTTGCTCTTGACTCCGTCGACGGCCATGGGGGTGACACTGCCCTTGCTTACGAAAGTTCTCGCGGCGTACGATCCCAGCTTTGGCCGCGTGTTGGGCCGGCTCTATGGGTGGAACACCCTCGGTGCGGTGATCGGAGTGGTCGTCGGCGAGACGTATCTCATCGGTGCTTTGGGCGTGCACGGGACGGCGGTGATGGCCGGAGCCTTGAACATTGCGGCGGCCGCGGCGGCGGTGTGGCTCTCGACCCGGGCCCTGCGTCCCGTCCCGTCCCCCGAGGGAGCGGGACGGGGGGAACCCTATTGGACCGCGGGATGGTACTGGCTCATCGCGGCCTGCCTTTCGGGATTTTGCCTTCTGGCCCTGGAAGTCGTCTGGTTCCGGTTCCTTTTGTTGTTTGTCATGGGCCATTCGGCGGCCTTCTCGCTCATGCTGGGCGTTGTTCTCGCGGGTATCGCGCTCGGAGGGTTGGCGGCTTCCCGATGGCTTCGCCACTCGCCCGACGCCCATCGCTTCGCCGCCCCGATCGCCTTCGCGGCAGGCCTTTTGTGCGTGGGTTCCTATGCCGCCTTCCCGCTGATCATGATGCCCTTCGCAACCTCGCCGTACGCGATCAGCAAGACCCTCGACATTATCCATGTCGGCCTGCCCCTCATGATTCCCGTCTCCTTCCTTTCGGGGATCTTTTTTACCCTGGTGGGTGCGGCTCTGCGCCATCATCTGGCTTCGGAGACGGCGACGACCGGGGTCCTGACCCTGGCCAACACCATCGGGGCCGCGCTCGGGTCTCTGGTGGGCGGATTTATTTTTCTTCCCGTTTTGGGGATGGAGAAGTCGTTCTTCCTGATCGCGATCCTCTACGGGGGGTTGGGGGCGCTGTTGCTTGTGAAGGGCCGGGCCCCGCGGAGAATGGCCTATGCGACGGCCGCCGTATTTTTGTTGAGCGTCGTTCTTTTTCCCTTCGGGTCCATGGAGAAGCGTCTTCTGCAAGTACCCGTGAAGCGGTATCTTCGTCAAAATACCGAAAGCCGGATAGCCGGCGTACGCGAGGGTCTCACCGAGACCATCATCTACTTTGAGACATTGGTGTTTGGAAAACCGGCGTACTACACGATGCTGACCAACTCGGTGTCGATGTCCGGCACCAAGGACGCATCCCGCCGCTACATGAAGCTCTATGTCTACTGGCCGATGGCGGTTCATCCAAACCTGAAACGGGCTCTCCTGATCTGCTACGGGGTAGGGAACACGGCCAAAGCGATGACCGATTCGAAGAGTCTTGAGACCATCGATGTGGTGGATATTTCCCGCGATGTTGTGGAGATGAACAACCTGGTCTATCCCAATCCGGCCGATCGGCCCGTTCAAGATCCTCGGGTTCGCGTACATATCGAAGACGGGAGGTACTTTCTCCAGACGACCGAACGGCGCTTCGATCTGATCACGGCCGAACCGCCGCCCCCGGGCATCGCCGGGGTCGAGAATCTGTACACGCGCGAGTACTTCCAACTGCTTCACGACCGGCTTGCGGATGGAGGAATCGTCACCTACTGGCTGCCTCTCCATTCGCTTTCCGATGTGAGCACCAAGGCGATTCTCCGAGCCTTCTGCGACGTGTTCGGAGACTGCTCGCTCTGGAACGGCATGGGCACGAGTTTGATGATGGTGGGAACCCGGAATGCCAACGGTCCGGTTTCCGAGGACCAGTTCAGGCGTCAGTGGAGCGATCCGGTTGTGGCGCGTGAGATGAAGGCGGTCGGTTTCGAACGGCCGGAGCAGCTTGGCGCGCTTTTCATCGGGGATGCCGAGTATCTGAAAGGGATCATCGCCGATTCTCCGCCCCTGGTGGATAATTATCCGAAGCTCATCGAGGCCCCCTTGGGTTCTCAAGAAGAAGTCGCCCGGCTCTTTCAGAGCTTCACCGATGTGGCCGCCGCGAAAGAACGCTTCCGTCGGAGCCCCCTGATCAAACGCCTGTGGCCGGAGCCGCTGCTGAACGCGTCGCTTCCCTATTTCGAATTTCAGGACATTATAAACGCCCACTGGTACGGTACAATGCAAAAGCAGCACCCCGGCATCCTCGATGCGCATCATCTCCTCACCCGATCCCACTTGAT
Coding sequences:
- a CDS encoding spermidine synthase — encoded protein: MAIFVCGIFFISGASALIFETLWFRQAGLALGNSVWASSLVLSGFMGGLAMGNALAARYGNRFGNPVRAYAVVEGAIALSGVGIVYLFPVFGAALAPWFRPLLEYSWILNPLRLLIAFALLLTPSTAMGVTLPLLTKVLAAYDPSFGRVLGRLYGWNTLGAVIGVVVGETYLIGALGVHGTAVMAGALNIAAAAAAVWLSTRALRPVPSPEGAGRGEPYWTAGWYWLIAACLSGFCLLALEVVWFRFLLLFVMGHSAAFSLMLGVVLAGIALGGLAASRWLRHSPDAHRFAAPIAFAAGLLCVGSYAAFPLIMMPFATSPYAISKTLDIIHVGLPLMIPVSFLSGIFFTLVGAALRHHLASETATTGVLTLANTIGAALGSLVGGFIFLPVLGMEKSFFLIAILYGGLGALLLVKGRAPRRMAYATAAVFLLSVVLFPFGSMEKRLLQVPVKRYLRQNTESRIAGVREGLTETIIYFETLVFGKPAYYTMLTNSVSMSGTKDASRRYMKLYVYWPMAVHPNLKRALLICYGVGNTAKAMTDSKSLETIDVVDISRDVVEMNNLVYPNPADRPVQDPRVRVHIEDGRYFLQTTERRFDLITAEPPPPGIAGVENLYTREYFQLLHDRLADGGIVTYWLPLHSLSDVSTKAILRAFCDVFGDCSLWNGMGTSLMMVGTRNANGPVSEDQFRRQWSDPVVAREMKAVGFERPEQLGALFIGDAEYLKGIIADSPPLVDNYPKLIEAPLGSQEEVARLFQSFTDVAAAKERFRRSPLIKRLWPEPLLNASLPYFEFQDIINAHWYGTMQKQHPGILDAHHLLTRSHLITPVLWRLGSDRDVQRIVADAEPAERAEPAMQFQLGIGLISERDYAAAVEPLTQAEQLPPLREAAFRLRIYALCMSGQIDQAQRLTQERFAQLLTTAKDIPVKSAEEIPLPSFWMWMKQTFGIDPRTGAPIPRASTGETLRPAP